Below is a genomic region from Molothrus aeneus isolate 106 chromosome 5, BPBGC_Maene_1.0, whole genome shotgun sequence.
TTTGTGTGTTATCCCTGTGATGACATTCCTAAGCCTGGGATgcacctcccagggcagggatgggagtgGGGATGGCCCAGGatcagggcagcacaggacagacccagggcagggattctgCAGGACAAATTCTCCTCTGGGAAGGGAAAATTCTCCTCTGGGAAGGGAAATTTCCCCCTGGGAAAGGAAAATCCCACTCACTTTTTCTTGGAGATGCAGTCCAGTGTCTGGCAGACCAGCATGTACAGGTGTTCCACCTGGAAaacagcacctggagctggaaaaggggggagcagctcctgggaaagcCCTTCCACCCAAGGGACTCCCCCTCTCCCATCACAGGGGTCAATTCCCTGGGGtttgctgctcttttcccttttttcagcCATTCCACGGCCCGACTGGGGGAAATCCCTGGaattggagcagcctgggacagtgggaggcgtccctgcccatggtggcactggatgggctcagaggtcccttcccagccaaaccattccaggaatTTGTGGTCCAAAAGCTCCAACATGCCACAATTTTGTGACAAAATAGGATTTTATATCCCACCCTGGAGAACAGCAAAattcctgctgttccctggggctgccaacACCTACAAAGGGATCCAGTTTCGGAAGGATGAGCTGAAATTAACAATCAATGACTTGAAGCCAAGGGGGAACTGCGGGGTGACCCCAGGGACTCGGGGTGGCTCAGGatcatgggatgggatgggatgggatggggcaggtGTGAGCTCACCTTCCTGCTGTAgatgcaggcagagccctggatCAGCAGCGCTGCCTCCATGAAGTTCATGGTGGTTTTGCCATTGTCGAAGGAAATGCAGATCTGGTCCAGctgggaggggcagggcagggtttgggtttaGCTTTTACAGAGGTGTTTGAAAAGGTTTTATTCTCTAATCAGTCTCAACGAAGGGCGAGATATAAAAGATTTAAAACTCAGCACTGTTCTACTAAAAGCTAACTTATTTTCTGGTTACAACaccttgtaaatatttttcaccCTATTAGCTTCTGCCACACAATATTGCTGTTAATTCTAACACTGACCACTTGCAATTAATTATGTTAATTCTAATATTGCTGTTAATTCTAACTGGTCATTTCTATTTTCCTCCATGTGGTCTTGCTACCATGCATCTTTCCCAGTTTTAATTCTCTAAGATTaagttttttattaaaacttaattaaattaaattttttttcctttaaaattcttttgcaAGGCCATATTTTGAAACTTGTTCCTACTTCAATCTCTCTCCCAACAATGTCATTTCTATTTTATGGCTTTAAGTCAGCACACcttatttcagtgtttgcatACAGAGGTATAAAACTGTGAGAGCTTTCTGTGAGGTTTTGGGAATTCTTTATACATCTGTTCCtcacaggcaggaggagaggatgaGCCTGGCAGGGTCTGGGGTGCCACAGGGATGAGGGGAGGTGGCAGAGAGCCTGGGAAAGGTGTCattgtccccaaggccaccaccCCAGCTGGATGACCCTGGGATTCACCTGGGAAAATTCACCTGGCCatggaggggagaaaaggagggataaaaatagggagaaaatgaaaaaggagagaggaaaggagggggaaagagagggataaaaggaagaaaaagagggataaaaaaagggataaaaggaagaaaaaggagacaggaaaggagggggaaagggagggagaaaaggaaaaaaagggagaaaaagagagaaaaggagggaTAAAAAGAGGGGGAAGAGACAGAGgagtaaaaggaagaaaagaagggataaaaagagagagaaaagaaggagagggataaaatgaagaaaaggaagacaaaaaggagagagaaaaagagggataaaaatagagagaaaaagagcaggaaagagagggataaaaggaagaagatgaagaaaaaggagaaagaaaaggaggggCAGGGGACACGAGGGTGACCCTGTTACCTCCTCCAGGTACTCCCCGAGCTGGGCAGCCACGTCCACCTCCCAGTTCTTGGTGAGGTCCCGGatgggctgcagcaggtgcAGGAAGCGGGAATCCACCTCTTCCATGGTGGGATCCCCCTTGCAGACACCCCAAAAGCGGCCTGGGAGCTCCCCGCCCTCGAGGAGGGTCCCTCAGGGAAtgagtgtcctgggctgcagggcaggggacagctcCAGGGGAAGCTCTGCAGGAATCACAGCTCGGCTGGGTGGGAACGGGGACACAGCTCAGGCAACGGGGAATTGTTTGGGCTGGAAGATCCCCACCCCAATCCCAACAGCAATCCCGATCCCAACACTCAGATCCAACCCCACTGCCAAGCCCAGTCCCGATCCTGACCCTGATCGTGATCCCAACCCCAATCCTGACCCTGACCCCAaccccagtcccagccctggccccgaTTCTCACTCTGACCGTGATCCCAATCCTGACCTGATCCTGACCCTAACTTCAGTCCCAACCCTGACCCCGACCTCAAActcaatcccaatcccaatctgGAACCCAGTCCCAGCCCTGATCCCGCTCCCCACCCTGATTCtcaccccaatcccatcccctATCCCAACCTTCACCTGACCCTGACCCCAATTCCCATCCTTAACTCTGTCCTGGTCCCGAGCCCAACCTCAATTCCAATTCCGACCCCaattcccatcccaatccctACCCCAACTGCACTCTCAACCTCGATCCCGACtgtgatcccaatcccaatcctgGTCCCCATTCCGACCTCAATCTCCACTGTGATCCCGACCTGATCCCGGTCCCCATCCAAACCTCGATCCCGACCGTGATTCCGATCCCAATCCCGGTCCCGCTCCCCATCCAAACCTCGATCCCGACCGTGATTCCGATCCCAATCCCGGTCCCGGTACCCATTCAAAGCTCAGTCCCGATCCTGATCCCGGTCCCGATTCAAACCTCAATCCCGACCGGCATTCCGACCCCGATCCCATCCCGGTCCCCATTCAAACCTCAATCCCGACCCTGATCCCGGTCCCGCTCCCCATCCAAACCTCGATCCCGATCGTGATTCTGATCCAGATCCCAATCACGGTCTCGATCCCGACCTGATCCCGGTCCCCATTCAAACCTCGGTCCCGACCGTGATCCCGATCTCAGTCCCGGTCTCCATTCAAACCTCAATCCCGATCGTGATCCCGATCTCGGTCCCGGTCCCCATTCAAACCTCAATCCCGATCGTGATCCCGGTCCCCATACAAACCCCGATCCCGCCGTGTCCCCACTGCCCGCCCCTCACCAGCCCCACCTCGTCCCCCGATCGCCGCCGCCATTTTCGTCCTTCCCGCGCTCCGCGACGCACCCCGCGCGCCGATGACGTCACGGCATCGCTGACGTCAGCGCCGCGcgccgccgggcccggggccgccATGGCCGCCATGGGGGAGCTGGCGCGGCCGCGGGCGCTGTTCCTGGCCGGGCTGGCCGCCGTCTACATCGCCGCCTTCGGCTCCCTCTACGTACAGATCCCCGGTACCGCGGCGGGCACTGCCGGGCGGGACCGGGAACGGGCACAGAGCCGGGACTGGGGCGGGGGAAccgggacagggctgggggaacTGGGGCAGAGCCGGGACTGGGGCCGGGGAAccgggacagggatgggagTGCGTCCGGGAGAATCGGGGCAGGGACGGGAGTGGGGCCGGGGAAACCGGGATAGGGATGGGAGTGGGGCCGAGGGAACCGGGATAGGGATGGGAGTGGGGCCGAGGGAACCGGGATAGAGATGGGGATGGGACCGGGGAAACCGGGACAGATCCGGGAGTGGGGCCGAGGGAACCGGGAtagggatggggatgaggccGGGAGTGGGGCCCGGGAAACCGGGACGTAGCTGGGAGTGGGACCGAGAGAACTGGGATAGGGCTGGGGGAACCAGGACAGAGCCGGGAGTGGGGCCGAGGGAACCGGGCTAGGGATGGGAGTGGGGGCGGGAGAACTGGGACAGGGACGGGAGAACCGGGATAGGGCTGGGAGTGGGTCTGGGGGAACCAGGGCAGAGCCGGGAGAGAGCTGGGGACGTGGCCGGTGGAGCCGAGAGTGGGACCCGTGGAACCGGGACGGGATCGGGGTCGGGAGGGGACCGGCGGAGCCGGGGCAGGGACAGTCCGTCCCCGTCCCGCTGCCGGGCCGATCTCTCCGTATCCCCGTTatcattttcccttctcccgTCGCCTCCATCTCCCGTTTCCCCCCTCGTTTCCCTCCCTCGTTTCCTCCTTCCCGGGAGCACCGGCCGTCCCGGCGCGGCTCCGGTccccctgagccccagcagccgCCTGCGCCCGTCCCTTCCACGTGGCtttggcagctcctggctcGCACCTGGGCTCTTCCCGCCCGCTCCGGCAGCGATCAAGGCCGGGAGAGccgggagggaggcagggatggaggcagggatggggccgGCTCGCACTCCCGGTGCCTCGGGTTTGTCCCGGCAACAGCCCCGGCTCCTCGGGGGGGGTTCCGGGTGGTGCTGCCGGGTTTTTTTCCCGGGAATGCCGGGGTTCTCGGGGGAATGGCGGGGTTTCCCCCGGGAATGTGGGGTTTATGCCGGGTTTTCCCCGGGAGTGCCGGATTTATGCCGGGTTTTCTCCCGGGATTACCGGGggtttttcccagattttctcCCGGGAATGTGGGGTTTATGCTGGGTTTTCTCCCAGGCATGCCGGGTTtaagctgtgttttccctgGCATGCTGGGTTTATGCCGGGTTTAAGCCGTGTTCTCCCTGGCATGCCGGGTTTATTCCGGGTTTAAGCCGTATTTTCCCTAGCATGCTGACTTTAAGCCGGAATGCCGGGTTTTCGCCGTGTTTTCCCTGGAATGCCGGGTTTTCGCCGTGTTTTCCCCGGAATGCCGTGTTCAAGCCGGGTTTTCCCCGGAGTGCCGGGTCTAATCCGTGTTCCCTGCTGTCCGCAGGGCTGTACGGCCGCGAGGGGCTGCTGCCGGCGCGGCGGGTGCTGCGGCTGAGCGGGaaggggctctgggagcagctccgCGATGTCCCCAcgctgctgtggctggggccGCGCCTGGGGCTGGACACGGAGCAGGgcatggagctgctctgcctgctgggaatgctggcgGCGCTCGGGGCGCTCCTCTGCGACTCCATGCGGGACTGCCTGGTGTTTGCCCTGCTCAGGATGTTCTATCTGTCGCTCTACCAGGTGCGGGGACGGCAGGGGACAGCGGGGTGGTGGCTCGTCCCGCCAGCTCCTGGCGTGCCCAGGGTGCTGGGGGAGGCACAGTGATGGAATCAGGGAAggatggggtgggaaggggctgttaatcccatcccattccagcccccacgggcagggacacctcccactgtcctgGGGTGCTCCaaccccgtccagcctggcctggaggTGCAGGGAGACAagacctgcagggacagcacccagggaatggctcccagtgccagagggcagccagggatgggatcttggcaatgagcaattcctggctgggctgggattgccagagcagctggggctgcccctgcatccctggcagtgccccaggccaggctggacactggggctggagcagcctgggacactgggaggtgtccctgccatggcagggctggcactgcaggggctctggggtcccttcccacccaacccaTCCCAGGATTCCCTGGATGCTCCCTGGTGTTGGGGCTGGAGCTCCCAAGGGTCAGAGCTGGGTGTggggcgaggaggaggaggaagaggaagaagaggaggttTCACTTCCCTCTGAAATCAGGAATTAAGGAAGGGCAGATGATCTGCGTgagcccagccctcccaggggTGGCTGTTCCCTCCACTGCTCCCGTGCCAGGGGGGCCCAGGGGGTCTGTGCCCACCCCTCTCCCCATGGGGAGGTGTCGGGGGGTGTCAGACCCCCCCCGGCTGATCCCCACCCCGCTCCCTCTCCGCAGGTGGGACAGGTGTTCCTGTACTTCCAGTGGTGAGTCAGGCCCCCCTCAcctttggggcttttggggggctcagggctggggaaccATCCTGGGCCCCCAGGGTGGGGGGCACAGAGGGTCCTGGAGGGTGGGACAGGGGGCACAGTGGGGTGGGGGGCTCTGGTgatgggacaggggacatggggggctctggggaccaGACACGGGGATCTGAGGGGCTGTAGGGTCTGGGGGACTCCCCAGGACCTGGGTGGGGGGCACAAGGGGCTCTGGGGACCAGGacaatgggctgcccaggggacaggggacacagtgGGGTGGGGGGCTCTGGAGACTGGgttggggggcacagggggctctggggacagggtaggggacacagggggctctggggatcAGGACAGGGGAGGTGGAGGGCTCTGGGGAATGCAGTAGGGGcacagtgggatggggagcagggcGTGGCTGTGTCCCCACCCCCCATACAGGTCATGGCCGTGTCCCCAGCTCCACAAGCAGGACATGcccgtgtccccagtgccctgtgGGGTGCAGGGTGGGGGTCTCAGCGCTGTCCCCCCCATCCCCCAGGGAcagcctgctgctggaggcCGGGTTCCTGGCCGTGCTGGTGGCCCCCCTGCGCCTGCTGCGATGGGGGTCCCCGGCCTGGAGGCCCCACGACGCCGTCACCTTCTGGGCCGTGCGCTGGCTCCTCTTCCGCCTCATGTTCGCCTCGGGCGTGGTGAAACTCACCAGCCGCTGCCCCACCTGGTGGGGGCTCACCGGTGAGGGGGCTCAGCTCTTGGGGGGCTCGCAGGTGacaggggctgctttgggggCTCAGCTCTTGGGGGGAATTCTCCAGTTTTAAGGGTTATGAAGCTCATGAGCTGCTGCCCCACCTGGTGGGGGCTCACCGGTGAGGGGGCTCAGTTCTTGGGGGGCTCACAGGTGACAGGGGCTGCTTGGGGGGCTCACAGGTGacaggggctgctttgggggCTCAGATCTTGGGGGGAATTCTCCAGTTTTAGGGGTTGTGAAACTCACCAGGTGCTGCCCCACCTGGTGGGGGCTCACGGGTGAGGGGGGCTCAGCTCTTGCGGGCCTCACAGGTgagggggctgctctggaggttCAGATGTTGGGGGGCTCACATGTGAGGGCTGCAGCTTTCAGGGTTCAGGTGTTGGGGagtgctgcagctttgggggGGAGCTGTTTGGGAGGGCTCACAGGTTTGGGGTTTCAGGTGTTGGGGGGCTCACAGGTGAGGGCTGCAGCTTTGGGGACTCAGCTATTGGGGACTCACAGATGTGGGGTGCAGGTGAGATGAGGGTGGGAAAAACCGGAATTACCCAGAATTGGGGCGAATTTTTAGGCAGTAAATTATGGAAAGCCCCCCCAAAGCTCCCTGTATCCCTCAACCCCGAGGAACCCCTTAACCTGGAATCACTTTTGCCCCGGGAAGCTTTTCCCTGGTTAGCCCTGGTTGTACTCAGCGATGGGAAAAGCCGGGATTGCCCGGGATTGGGGTGAACGTTTGGGGTTTGTGTGCCCCCCAGCTCTGACGTACCACTACGAGAGCCAGTGCATCCCCACGCCGGGCGCGTGGCTGGCCCACCAGCTGCCCGTGTGGTTCCAGAAGCTCAGCGTGGTGGCCACCTACGTCATCGAGGTGGCCGTGCCCGTGCTCTTCTTCGCGCCCCTGCGCCGCCTGCGCCTCTTCGCCTTCTACTGCCAGGTGGGCAGGGGCTCCTGCctctggggatgggctggggtgggtAATCCTGCCCttcagggggctcctgcctctggggatgggctggggtgggtaatcctgcacctcagggggctcctgcctctggggatgggctggggtgggtaatcctgcacctcagggggctcctgtccctggggatgggctggggtgggtAATCCTGCACttcagggggctcctgcctctggggatgggctggggtgggtAATCCTGCACCTCACTGGGCTCCTGCctctggggatgggctggggtgggtAATCCTGCACTTCAgggggctcctgtccctggggatgggctggggtgggtAATCCTGCCCTTCAGGGGGGCTTCTGCCTCTGGGGATGGGCACTGGTGGGTAACCCTGCACTTCAGGGGGGCTCCTGcccctggggatgggctggggtgggtAATCCTGCACTTCACGGGGCTCCTGCCTCTGGGGGTGGGCACTGGTGGGCaatcctgcacctcaggggggcTCCTGCctctggggatgggctggggtgggtaaccctgcacctcaggggggcTCCTGCctctggggatgggctggggtgggcaATCCTGCACTTCAGGGGGGCTCCTGCctctggggatgggctggggtgggtaatcctgcacctcagggggctcctgcctcTGGGGATGGGTATTGGTGGGTAATCCTGCACTTCAGGGGGGCTCCTGCCTCTGGGGGTGGGCACTGGTGGGTAACCCTGCACTTCAGGGGGGCTTCTGCCTCTGGGGATGGGCACTGGTGGGTAACCCTGCACTTCAGGGGGGCTCCTGCCTCTGGGGGTGGGCTGGGGTGGGTAATCCTGCACCTCACTGGGCTCCTGCctctggggatgggctggggtgggtAATCCTGCACTTCAGGGGGGCTCCTGCCCCTGGGGGTGGGCACTGGTGGGTAACCCTGCACTTCAGGGGGGCTTCtgcccctggggacaggcttAGGTGGGTaatcctgcacctcaggggggctcctggagaggtttgggtttgattatttgggattttgttgGTTTCGGGATTTTTTGGGCGGTGTGCTAATGAGGGTACTGGGTTTAGTGTTGGTTAATTACTGGTGTACTCGCTTTgttgatttcagattttattaAGGTTTTTTGGGTGGTGTGCTAATGAATGTACTGGGTTTAATGTTGGGTAATTACTGGTGTACTTGCTTTTTGTTGATTTgaggttttattaattttgggatttttttgaatGGTGTGCTAATCACTGTGGAGGGTTTAGTGTTCGTTAATTATTAGTGTATTCACTTTGtaaatttgggattttattaattttgggattttttgggtgcTGTACTAGTGAGTGTGGTGGGTTTAGTGTTGGTTAAAGATTAGTGTACCCTTTTTGTTAATTTGCTATTTTatgaattttgggatttttttgggtgttGTACTAGTGAGTGTGGTGGGTTTAGTGTTGGTTAATTACTAGTGTGCTCGCTTTTTGTTAATCCAGGATTTTAttaatttggggattttttgggtgcTGTACTAGTGAGTGTGGTGGGTTTGGTGTTGGTTAATTACTGGTGTGCTCACTTTTTGTTGTGAGATAGGATTAGTAGGAAGGTAAAGCAggtttaaaactttaaaaggatGTAAAGAAAAACGTGTCTGTGACACCCCTGGGTCTCTCTGTGCCAGGGGGGTCCCCACGGGGgcctctccagggctggggctggctcgTCCCCACAGGCACTGGGAGGTGAGGTGGCCACACTGGAGGTGCTGGTCGGGCTGTGCCCAGTGTCCTCTGCCCCCCTGGCCCTgtgacacccccaaaccccccctgtgccccccaggtcctgctgcaggtcctcatcatcctcacggGCAACTACAACTTCTTCAACGTGCTGACCATCGTGCTGGCCTTCTCCCTGCTGGACGAGGAGCACGTGGGGCACTGGCTGGGCCGGCCCCGCAGGAGGCCCAGCAATGGTGagagccccaggctggcacaggggacactgtgggAGCTGCCACActcaccccagggcaggggctgtgcccatgggACACCCCAGCTGTGAAATCAGGGAATgatggggtgggaagggaccttaaatcccgtCCCATTCCAGCCCCCATGGgtggggacacctcccactgtcctgGGGTGCTCCAGggccatccagcctggcctggagctggacagggactggggccaaggcctgcagggacagcacccagggaatggctcccagtgccagagggcagccagggatgggatcttggcaatgaggaattcctggctgggctggaattgccagagcagctggggctgcccctgcatccctggcagtgccccaggccaggctggacactggggctggagcagcctgggacagtgggaggtgtccctgccatggcagggctggcactgcaggggctctgaggtcccttcccacccaaaccatcccaggatTCCCTGATTCCTCCCTGGTgttggggctggagctgcaatgggtcagagctgggtgtggggggaggaggaggaagaggaggtttctttttcctctgaaatcaGGGAATTAAGGAAGATAAATAATAACAGATAAATGATCTGTGTGATCATCCTTCCTGGCATTGCTGTCACCCCACAAGAAGCTCCCAGCCTTTGGAATTCTGTGTCCCAGTGAGgtactgctgctcctgggcctttccctgctccttcctttccaacactggcagcagtgggacccccagcatccctggtTTGGGGGTCCtttccaggctgggcaggggacaggtgacagtGCAGGCAGGGCCCTGTGCCCGTGGGtgaccccagggctgtgaggggggtcccaggcaggctctgagcccctctgtgccccaggctggccccccagcctgggctcagtgctgggcacgctgctggagctcagcacctacgggctcctgctctgctggaccGTGCACTACTTCGGCCTGGAGATTGACTGGGACAGGAGACTGCTGGACTCCAAAGTGGGTAcgtgccagggcacagcctgtgtgcccctcctgggcacaggggccgGCCCTGACCCcgggctgtgcccatcccagggctATCCCTGTCCCATGGCTGTCCCTGACCCCGTGCTGTCCCTGACCCATGGCTGTGCCTGACCCCGGGCTGTCCCTGACCcatggctgtccctgtcccagggctgtccctgaccctgtGCTATCCCTGTCCCATGGCTGTCCCTCACCCCGTGCTGTCCCTGACCCAAGGCTGTCCCTGACCCCGTGCTGTCCCTGACCCAAGGCTGTCCCTGACCCCGTGCTATCCCCGACCCCGTGCTGTCCCTGACCCAAGGCTGTCCCTGACCCCGTGCTGTCCCTGACCCATGGCTGTCCCTGACCCCgggctgtccctgaccccgggctgtccctgaccccgGGCTGTCCCCGACCCCGTGCTGTCCCCGACCCCGTGCTGTCCCTGACCCCGTGCTGTCCCTGACCCAAGGCTGTCCCTGACCCCGTGCTGTCCCTGACCCATGGCTGTCCCTGACCCCGGGCTGTCCCCCCTGCAGCCTTCACCTACCATGAGTTCACCATGTGGCTGCGCACGGTGACGCTGCCGCTTGTGGGGGTggcctccctgtccctgtcctgggagATCCTTGCGGCCATGTACCGGTAGGTGTGGGGGACACCAAGGtgatcccagggctgtgggtgaaACTGGGGTGATCCCAGGGGTgtgggggacaccagggtgatcccagggctgtgggtgaaACTGGGGTGATCCCAGGGCTGTGGATGAAACTGGGGTGATCCCAGGGGTGTGGGGGACACCAAGGtgatcccagggctgtgggtgaaACTGGGGTGATCCCAGGGGTgtgggggacaccagggtgATCCCAGGGTCGTGGGGGACACCAAGGtgatcccagggctgtgggtgaaACTGGGGTGATCCCAGGGCTGTGGATGAAACTGAGGTGCTCCCAGGGGTGtggggggacaccggggtgtctccagggctgtgggtgaaA
It encodes:
- the LMF2 gene encoding lipase maturation factor 2 — its product is MAAMGELARPRALFLAGLAAVYIAAFGSLYVQIPGLYGREGLLPARRVLRLSGKGLWEQLRDVPTLLWLGPRLGLDTEQGMELLCLLGMLAALGALLCDSMRDCLVFALLRMFYLSLYQVGQVFLYFQWDSLLLEAGFLAVLVAPLRLLRWGSPAWRPHDAVTFWAVRWLLFRLMFASGVVKLTSRCPTWWGLTALTYHYESQCIPTPGAWLAHQLPVWFQKLSVVATYVIEVAVPVLFFAPLRRLRLFAFYCQVLLQVLIILTGNYNFFNVLTIVLAFSLLDEEHVGHWLGRPRRRPSNGWPPSLGSVLGTLLELSTYGLLLCWTVHYFGLEIDWDRRLLDSKVAFTYHEFTMWLRTVTLPLVGVASLSLSWEILAAMYRCACVRGCLWKLWATLQWAIMATATVGLFAVSLVPFTYIEHESNGKLWPGIHQMFGAVERFQVVNSYGLFRRMTGVGGRPEVILEGSYDGHSWTEIEFMYKPGNVSAAPAVVAPHQPRLDWQLWFAALGPHQNSPWFSALVLRLLQGQPDVIRLVQTDESRYPFHARPPTFLRAQLYKYWFTSPSEGRPGPAPWWRRQHVQEFFPAVSLGHPTLESLLSQHGLKDKPPVRRRAEALLPRLLSSMRRLCQPVSGPALLWSLYLVAATAGLLRALARRGPPPARHKGPRERGERNGARGTEGTRGTEGTRGTEGTRGTEGTRGTEGTRPEGRPANKRKK